A stretch of DNA from Aliarcobacter thereius LMG 24486:
TTATAAAAAGATAGTGTATCTGTATTATTATCTACTAAAAAATATACATCTCCACCTTTTCCACCATCTCCACCATCTGGTCCACCTTGAACAATGAATTTTTCTCTTCTAAAAGATGCACATCCTTGCCCACCTTTTCCCGAACTTACACTAAATTTTGCACTATCTATAAACATTTTTTTCCTTATAAATAAAAAAAGGGTGTATGACAAAGCATACACCCTTTTATAGAAAAGCTAATTATCTACTTACGAAGCTGCGTAAACAGATACTTTTTTTCTTTTCTTATCTTTAATTTCAAATTTAACAACACCGTCAATTAAAGAGTAGATTGTATGATCTTTTCCCATTCCAACATTATTTCCTAAGTGAACTTTTGTTCCTCTTTGTCTAATAATGATGTTTCCAGCACTTACAACTTCACCACCATATTTTTTAACCCCAAGTCTTCTACCAGCTGAGTCTCTATTATTCTGAGTACTTCCTTGACCTTTTTTGTGAGCCATTTTGTTTCTCCTTAATCTTTTTTAATGCTTACGCAGCAATTTTTGTAATTCTAATTTTTGTGAAGCTTTTTCTGAAACCTCTTTTTAATTTAGAATCTTTTCTTCTTAATTTTTTGTAAATAACTACTTTTCTAGCTCTATTTACACCTGTTCCATCTAAAACTACAACTGCTTCAACTTTTGCTTTAGATACTGCTTCACCTGTTTTTAGCTCTCCATTGTTGATAGCTATAACATCAGTAATTTCTAAAGTCTCTTTTGCAGTCTTTCCTGTATAATCGATATCTAAAACATCACCTTCAGATACTTTATACTGTTTCCCACCACATTTGATAATTGCGTACATCTTTTTTCCTCTTATTTTTTACAAGCATAATTTAGGTTAATTTATACTACTTTTTTTATTTTAGAACGGAAATATTATCCAAGTCTTTATTAAAGTTTCTTTAATTATAGATTGAATTTTATAAGTTTTCCTTGCTTTAATTCATATAAATTATCTTTTGTCTTTTTTATTAGGCTAACTTTCTCTTTAAAATCCAAAATATTGTTATTTTGTAAACTTATTAATTTATTTGAATAAAATCTATGTAAAAGAGGTAAAAGCTCTTTTGATAATCTTTCATCATCATAAACTTCCAGTTTTTCATTTAATATAATTTTATTTAAAGAGCTGTTTTTTGGATCATTTAAAATTGTTTCAAACTCCTCTTGATGATGTTCAAACATTGAAGGAGTAACTAAATCTAAAACAATATCTAATCTTTTTGGTTCTTCAAGTATAGTTTTTAAAATACAAAGTTCTGCAATATCATATTTTATAAAACTCTTTTCATCTCTTTTTACTCTAATATTTTGAGTTCTTATTAAACTCTCTTTTATATTTAACTTTTGTGCAATATATCTTTTATACTCTTCTTGCAATAGTTTATCAAGAGTATTTAAATATTCATTTGCTTCCTCAAGAGCTTTTTTCTTCTCTAAAGGGTCATTTAAATCATAATTTAAAACAATATAATCTATACAAAAATCTATAAAAGGTTTAGTATCTGATAGTTTTTTTGATAGTTCTTGAACTCTTTTATCTTTTACCATATCAGCTGGATCCAATCCATCTTCAAAAACTGTAACTCCTCCTGCAAATCCAGATTGACTTAGCATTAAAGATGCTTTAAAAGCAGCTGCTAATCCTGCTTTATCTCCATCATAAGCTAAAGTAATTTTAGGTTCACCTCTTCTTAAAAGTGGTAAATGTTCTTTTGTAAGTGCTGTACCAAGTGTTGCAACTGCATTTGAAAACCCAGCTTGATGAAGCATAATAACATCTAAATAACCTTCACAAACTATAAGTTCTTTTACTTTATATATTTTCTCTTTTGCCAAAGAGTAACCATATAAAAGTTTTGATTTATTAAATATTGGAGTTTGTGGAGAGTTTACATATTTTGCACCATGATTAGTAAGTGTTCTTCCACCAAAACCAACAAGTTTTGAATTTATAGAATATATTGGAAAAATAACTCTATCTATAAATCTTGCATAAAGTCCATTGTCTCCTTGGCTTATAACTCCCAATTCTATTGCATCATTTAATTTATAATGATTTTGTTTTAAAAATTCAATTGTACTTATAGAGTTTCCTGCATATCCTATTTCAAACATCTCAATAGAACTTTCATAAACTCCTCTATCTTTTAAATAATCTATTATTGATGAATTATCTAAAAGCTGTTTTCTATATAACTCTTTTGTAGCTTCTAAAACTTTTGTATCTGTTCTTTTATTTGTCTGTGTTTCATAAGAAAGTGTAAAATTTGTGATATTTGCTAGTTTTTCAATAGCTTCAGGATATGAATATTTTTCATACTCCATAACAAATTTTATACTATCTCCACCTACTCCACAACCAAAACAATGATAAATCTGTTTTGCTGGACTTACTACAAATGATGGTGTTGCTTCATTATGAAATGGACAACAAGCTTTATAGTTTGCACCATTTTTTTTAAGTTCTATGTATTGGGAAACAACATCTACAATATCTAAGTTATTTTTTAAATTTTCTATTGACTCTTTTTTTATCATAAATAAGATTATACTCTTTTATTTTTTTATATGTACTTTTATGTTAGGATATTCCTTATAAATTCAAAAAGGAACAAAGTGGATAATTTAGTTTTAGAGTTTAGAGATCCAATTGTCAGCATAATATTTTTCTTTTTTCTTATATTTTTAATTTCATTTATTACTTATTCATATGGTTTATTTAAAGAGAGAAATTCAAGAAAAGAGTATAGAAAACTTTCAAAAAGATTTGAACTAGGAAAACTAAAAGAGAATGATTATGTAAATCTATATAAAACATATAATCTTCCTTTTGATTCCATTTTACTTCTAGCAAATACTTTTTTACATAAAGGTGATTTAAATAAAGCAATATCAGTATATTTAGCGCTATTAGAAGTAGTTAAAGATAAAGTAAAAGAGGAAGAGTTACTTGAAATTCTTGGAACAACTTATCTAAAAGGTGGATTCTTACAAAGATCAAATGATATATTTCTAAAAATATTAAAATTTTCACCAAGAAATAAAAATGCTTTAAAAAATTTAATTTTAGTAAACGAAAAGATGAAGAATTATACAAAAGCAAGAGAAATATGTAATTCTCTTGAAGAGTTAAATATAGATTTGAGCCTAGAGAAAATATATTTTGATGCAATGATTACTTTAAATGATCCTGTTTTAACAAATGAAAAAAGAACAAAAATTTTATATAATCTTTTTTTAGAAAATAGAATTCTACAAAGAATTTTTGTAAGTTTTATAATAACTTATAATAAAGAGTTTTTTTATAAGCATATAAAAGAGTTTGACTATAAAGAGTTCATAGATATTTTATGGTTTTTACAAAAAGAGGATATTGATTTTAATAAAATAGAAAATATAAGTTTTTTACAAGAACTTTATAGTGCAAAAGCTTATTTAAATAGTGCAAATAGTAGTTCTGACTTTGATT
This window harbors:
- the rpmA gene encoding 50S ribosomal protein L27; amino-acid sequence: MAHKKGQGSTQNNRDSAGRRLGVKKYGGEVVSAGNIIIRQRGTKVHLGNNVGMGKDHTIYSLIDGVVKFEIKDKKRKKVSVYAAS
- the rplU gene encoding 50S ribosomal protein L21, with the protein product MYAIIKCGGKQYKVSEGDVLDIDYTGKTAKETLEITDVIAINNGELKTGEAVSKAKVEAVVVLDGTGVNRARKVVIYKKLRRKDSKLKRGFRKSFTKIRITKIAA
- the dnaG gene encoding DNA primase; the encoded protein is MIKKESIENLKNNLDIVDVVSQYIELKKNGANYKACCPFHNEATPSFVVSPAKQIYHCFGCGVGGDSIKFVMEYEKYSYPEAIEKLANITNFTLSYETQTNKRTDTKVLEATKELYRKQLLDNSSIIDYLKDRGVYESSIEMFEIGYAGNSISTIEFLKQNHYKLNDAIELGVISQGDNGLYARFIDRVIFPIYSINSKLVGFGGRTLTNHGAKYVNSPQTPIFNKSKLLYGYSLAKEKIYKVKELIVCEGYLDVIMLHQAGFSNAVATLGTALTKEHLPLLRRGEPKITLAYDGDKAGLAAAFKASLMLSQSGFAGGVTVFEDGLDPADMVKDKRVQELSKKLSDTKPFIDFCIDYIVLNYDLNDPLEKKKALEEANEYLNTLDKLLQEEYKRYIAQKLNIKESLIRTQNIRVKRDEKSFIKYDIAELCILKTILEEPKRLDIVLDLVTPSMFEHHQEEFETILNDPKNSSLNKIILNEKLEVYDDERLSKELLPLLHRFYSNKLISLQNNNILDFKEKVSLIKKTKDNLYELKQGKLIKFNL
- a CDS encoding tetratricopeptide repeat protein; its protein translation is MDNLVLEFRDPIVSIIFFFFLIFLISFITYSYGLFKERNSRKEYRKLSKRFELGKLKENDYVNLYKTYNLPFDSILLLANTFLHKGDLNKAISVYLALLEVVKDKVKEEELLEILGTTYLKGGFLQRSNDIFLKILKFSPRNKNALKNLILVNEKMKNYTKAREICNSLEELNIDLSLEKIYFDAMITLNDPVLTNEKRTKILYNLFLENRILQRIFVSFIITYNKEFFYKHIKEFDYKEFIDILWFLQKEDIDFNKIENISFLQELYSAKAYLNSANSSSDFDLDVLILIKNHKKEQGNLSFKFICSSCKESHPFFESRCPNCHSILSLNVKHQLVKSFANLNQSLQ